The Thermocrinis ruber genome has a window encoding:
- a CDS encoding TetR/AcrR family transcriptional regulator: MSSARERLLESAKILFSQKGYYATSVEDIVESAGFSKGTFYFYFKSKEELFKSLVEEMHLNIVKRLEGFLERDLPLEDALIEYAKVFLEDIYQNRHIAQIFLFQLVGTNEEFRELYYTKIAHLRELLTKMVDRAIQRGEITYKNAENIVNLYAGFLRMLILEYVFREKEPDLERVKSLAQEGVKVLFRGLKNA; this comes from the coding sequence ATGAGTTCTGCAAGGGAAAGGCTACTTGAATCTGCAAAGATACTCTTTTCTCAAAAGGGTTATTACGCCACCAGTGTGGAGGACATTGTGGAAAGCGCAGGGTTCTCCAAGGGCACCTTTTACTTTTACTTCAAAAGCAAAGAGGAGTTATTTAAAAGCTTGGTAGAGGAGATGCATTTAAACATTGTGAAAAGGTTGGAGGGTTTTTTGGAGAGGGATTTGCCCTTGGAGGATGCACTGATTGAATACGCCAAGGTTTTTTTGGAGGATATATACCAAAACAGGCATATAGCCCAAATTTTTCTCTTCCAACTGGTGGGAACCAATGAAGAATTTAGGGAGCTTTATTACACCAAAATAGCCCACTTGAGGGAACTGTTAACCAAAATGGTGGATAGGGCTATTCAAAGGGGAGAGATAACCTACAAAAACGCAGAAAATATAGTTAATTTGTATGCGGGATTTTTGAGAATGTTGATACTTGAGTATGTTTTTAGGGAAAAGGAGCCAGATTTGGAGAGGGTAAAAAGCTTAGCGCAAGAGGGTGTGAAGGTACTCTTTAGAGGGCTAAAAAATGCTTAG